The following proteins are encoded in a genomic region of Huiozyma naganishii CBS 8797 chromosome 9, complete genome:
- the IMG2 gene encoding mitochondrial 54S ribosomal protein mL49 (similar to Saccharomyces cerevisiae IMG2 (YCR071C); ancestral locus Anc_6.339): MWVNTGTRCAAAHCRRRCLSAVVSSFVKKPALLFPALNEVAQEDLITASDRFGKGTYFIERSETGNLPVYSDYKGGGNKVITEIRKIRGDAVQLRNDLQPLLPFIPLENWRVAMQSKKIIIKGDYVKQVKRVLSKVI; encoded by the coding sequence ATGTGGGTGAATACAGGTACAAGATGTGCTGCAGCTCATTGCAGGAGAAGGTGTTTATCAGCGGTGGTGTCTTCTTTTGTTAAGAAACCGGCACTGCTGTTCCCAGCGTTGAATGAGGTTGCGCAAGAGGATCTTATTACAGCAAGTGATCGTTTCGGCAAGGGTACTTACTTCATTGAGAGAAGCGAGACAGGTAACCTCCCTGTTTATTCGGATTACAAAGGTGGCGGAAACAAAGTTATAACCGAGATCAGGAAGATACGAGGTGACGCAGTGCAGTTGCGGAACGACTTACAGCCGTTGCTGCCGTTCATCCCGCTGGAAAACTGGCGAGTGGCCATGCAGTCCAAGAAGATTATCATCAAGGGAGATTACGTGAAGCAGGTCAAGCGCGTGCTCTCCAAAGTGATATGA
- the SED4 gene encoding GTPase-activating protein SED4 (similar to Saccharomyces cerevisiae SED4 (YCR067C) and SEC12 (YNR026C); ancestral locus Anc_6.333), translated as MKFASADYSVGYPMYGATFLSDDVLLVTGGGDADSGSPLTKLTALRVDLKKKKVMKRFREITLEQKDNSATALDSAFVAHGGAVTNLILLGCNETVPLGEPNHHLRKFFFENAHLKYESCADFNRSSELSEYTKLVRLCKDGSVAAIASSKLPTTVRIIDPVTMVERYEIETGRDVRDLCFSPDGKVVAYVTETSLEVISIVTGRFIIRKTDFDANQILSKVNFLNNDTILVAASLIKDKLGVVLSVVSIKSKEVSILKSKTIKGNFKGITSMDVDNKGELAVLAVSGSSLLVIKLKDLSTLKVFKSVHQLEITKVRFSPNSRMIATVSPDKNVHLVVIPEGLAKSTSFGHKLLKVLLNLFFAIGIVAVSYFVHKYDLHSKSYKYLNEKYFTKPDVSGYFHMNDRMTTTTDIFDDIIRINTLTRPVDTPSHYTRQYHDAYSRVESVIHSAIPTLGPQTTSEVYTASSTSSKSSFSPIVRYQSDLTKVVLSSQATKSSLLTQSEIRISSTEKRDTLPKTSSPVQTMSSSSETVTSAQKLTESQTVLENIKRSVPSASVDPAVKGKELKTITVDGVVYEVMAVKETVQEGEHLTTAGGLISTTSLIATSSTSLTKPSSSHILETSRVESSNSLHAISAKSSFTIYEEFMSSSKSSLTSSVNSPAVSTTSQSSSADVDSKPSTPASSSSLAQELTSKDIPVLSSHYPQSSRSTTLTVLEKSENSDGGLNVLPTTSDSNTISEAPLQTTPTLTNTLKGNSEPDSTLVTHDSVTTTPMSAPVVLTRETTAPSSASMDSTLSSAQESKSVVEPEVSSHLSDDTLQGIQVLDTPHQTTTSTDVTLDKSGSNDKQILEESSNESHNIATDSILDIVEEKEPYVTTEIPAVITREVTNSFTLTSVITSISESENSFTPDILETGSNTIDVKTSESDFVPTASDTDEGWVVVSTRGIPATSLEAHGSFDAEEKPVFATSLGVALVSTDISAAPTSIASPENTTKALTSKTKPTPDFTYMPSETAGLDQGEVLETYVQTVSTENLVDEQPFVGSEPAIETTLF; from the coding sequence ATGAAGTTTGCGAGTGCGGATTACTCCGTTGGGTACCCCATGTACGGTGCCACTTTCTTGAGCGACGACGTGCTGCTCGTTACGGGCGGTGGGGACGCTGACTCTGGTTCCCCGTTGACGAAACTGACTGCGTTGCGGGTGGACCttaaaaagaagaaagtgatgaAGCGGTTTAGGGAGATCACGTTGGAGCAGAAGGACAATTCTGCGACTGCACTGGACTCTGCGTTTGTCGCGCACGGCGGGGCGGTCACGAACCTTATTCTGCTCGGGTGCAACGAAACGGTGCCCCTCGGCGAACCGAACCACCATCTGCGGaaattcttcttcgagaatGCGCACTTGAAGTACGAATCCTGTGCGGACTTCAACAGGTCCAGTGAGTTGAGCGAGTACACGAAACTTGTTCGGCTTTGCAAGGATGGCTCTGTCGCGGCAATTGCGTCCTCCAAACTGCCCACCACTGTCAGGATTATCGATCCGGTCACGATGGTTGAAAGGTACGAGATTGAAACGGGGAGAGACGTGAGAGATCTATGTTTTTCACCGGATGGGAAGGTCGTTGCGTACGTGACAGAGACGTCCCTAGAGGTGATCTCCATCGTCACCGGTAGGTTTATCATCAGAAAGACTGACTTTGACGCTAACCAGATTCTGTCAAAGGTTaactttttgaacaatGACACCATCTTGGTTGCCGCAAGTTTAATTAAGGACAAGCTTGGCGTTGTCTTGAGCGTAGTTTCGATAAAGAGCAAAGAGGTTTCGATATTGAAGAGCAAGACTATTAAGGGTAACTTTAAGGGGATCACCTCGATGGACGTGGATAACAAGGGCGAGCTGGCCGTACTGGCTGTGAGCGGGAGTTCTCTGTTGGTCATCAAATTGAAAGACTTgtcaactttgaaagttttcaaaTCAGTTCATCAGTTGGAAATCACCAAAGTAAGATTCTCCCCCAATTCTCGGATGATTGCCACTGTTTCCCCGGACAAAAACGTGCACTTGGTTGTGATTCCAGAGGGGCTCGCGAAATCAACGTCATTTGGCCATAAACTGCTAAAGGTGCTACTAAATCTATTCTTTGCTATTGGGATTGTTGCCGTATCGTATTTTGTGCACAAATACGACCTACACTCAAAATCATACAAATACTTAAATGAGAAGTATTTCACCAAACCAGACGTGTCCGGTTACTTCCACATGAATGATAGAATGACAACCACTACCGACATTTTTGATGATATAATACGCATCAACACACTAACGAGGCCGGTAGACACGCCATCGCATTATACGAGACAATATCACGACGCTTACTCGAGGGTCGAATCTGTAATCCATAGTGCAATCCCTACCCTTGGACCTCAAACTACTTCCGAGGTATACACAGCATCAAGTACATCCAGTAAGAGCAGTTTCTCTCCCATTGTTAGATATCAATCTGACCTGACAAAAGTAGTGCTTAGCAGTCAAGCAACAAAAAGTAGTCTGTTAACACAAAGTGAAATTCGTATCTCCAGTACTGAAAAGAGGGATACACTACCAAAAACTTCGAGCCCGGTCCAAACGATGTCTTCTAGTTCTGAAACTGTGACTTCTGCCCAGAAATTGACTGAGTCTCAGACCGTTCTCGAAAACATAAAAAGAAGCGTCCCTTCAGCAAGCGTCGATCCTGCTGTGAAGGGAAAGGAGCTTAAGACAATCACTGTTGATGGAGTTGTTTATGAGGTGATGGCAGTTAAAGAAACTGTGCAGGAGGGCGAGCATTTGACTACGGCAGGTGGATTAATTTCTACGACGTCCTTGATAGCAACGAGTTCTACCAGCCTAACTAaaccttcttcttctcataTATTGGAGACCTCCCGTGTCGAATCATCAAACTCACTTCATGCGATATCTGCTAAATCTTCCTTTACCATTTATGAAGAGTTTATGTCCTCTTCGAAATCTTCTCTAACTAGTTCGGTAAATTCTCCTGCTGTTTCAACTACCTCACAATCTTCGTCTGCAGACGTGGACTCGAAACCTTCAACACCAGCTTCAAGCAGCTCTCTTGCTCAAGAGTTGACCTCCAAGGACATTCCTGTTTTGTCATCTCACTATCCCCAGTCAAGCAGAAGCACAACATTAACTGTACTTGAAAAGAGTGAAAATAGTGACGGAGGTTTGAACGTGCTGCCAACAACAAGCGATTCAAATACTATATCCGAGGCACCACTTCAAACAACTCCAACTCTCACAAACACTCTAAAGGGGAACTCAGAACCAGACTCCACATTGGTTACTCATGATTCGGTAACTACCACTCCAATGTCAGCTCCTGTGGTTTTGACGAGGGAAACAACAGCTCCCTCTAGTGCCTCCATGGATTCGACATTGAGCAGTGCTCAGGAATCAAAGAGCGTTGTCGAGCCGGAAGTTTCCTCACATCTGTCCGATGATACACTTCAGGGAATACAGGTGTTAGATACACCACATCAAACTACAACATCCACAGATGTCACTTTAGACAAGTCTGGTTCAAATGATAAGCAAATATTAGAAGAATCCTCGAATGAATCCCATAACATAGCAACCGACAGCATTCTAGATATTGTGGAGGAAAAAGAACCATATGTGACTACGGAAATTCCAGCTGTCATCACACGCGAGGTTACCAATTCGTTTACCTTGACTTCTGTAATCACAAGTATATCTGAAAGTGAAAATTCTTTCACTCCagatattttggaaactgGAAGTAACACAATAGATGTGAAAACATCGGAGAGCGATTTTGTGCCAACCGCCTCAGATACTGATGAGGGTTGGGTAGTGGTGAGCACTCGTGGGATCCCAGCAACTTCACTTGAAGCCCATGGATCATTTGACGCAGAAGAGAAACCAGTTTTTGCAACTTCCTTGGGCGTCGCATTGGTTTCAACTGACATTTCAGCAGCACCAACTTCCATAGCAAGTCCAGAAAACACCACTAAAGCGttaacttcaaaaacaaagCCAACACCAGATTTTACATATATGCCTTCAGAAACAGCTGGCCTTGATCAAGGAGAGGTTTTGGAAACATATGTTCAAACTGTCAGCACGGAGAATTTAGTCGATGAACAACCTTTTGTAGGTTCTGAACCGGCCATTGAAACAACTCTTTTTTGA
- the ATG15 gene encoding triglyceride lipase ATG15 (similar to Saccharomyces cerevisiae ATG15 (YCR068W); ancestral locus Anc_6.335), which yields MGSVFDGSKRFAGLRSVLLAAFCGVLWWVYAVNRRDRGPLIVADETATAPGVFKLTHIYRHGVHEWYQMHQRLDVTDNFVQEAGAMYRMLRTAAAADADSEDDNDGRDYTEWTSSAKFQTDNPFAFRFKLKSSLIQMARPRERDPELLSSSVHGNADDVDILRHWTVEDDVVAPDISDKDTVISLALMSSNAYVQIPHTGKWRNLTTPWNETESPNFGWDGEGLRGHIFYNEVENTVVLSIKGTSAQGLPGSGEDETTASDKLNDNLLFSCCCARVSYLWATVCGCYIKSLTCDESCVEAELRRKDRYYSAVSEIYRDVYLQYPNATIWLTGHSLGGALASLLARTFGQPAVTFEAPGELLAAKRLHLPFPPGLPSHLEGVWHFGHTADPIFMGTCNGASSTCSIAGYAMETACHTGKVCIYDVVKDKGWHVNILNHKIHTVIDKILDDYEEVALCEEPEPCVDCYNWNFWRNRDEDPSSTSSSTSTSTSTSTSTTSTTTATATTSTCVGYNWWGFCTEWGRVPPQMTR from the coding sequence ATGGGGAGTGTCTTTGATGGCTCCAAGCGGTTTGCTGGGCTGCGATCCGTTCTTTTGGCAGCTTTTTGTGGTGTTTTGTGGTGGGTTTATGCAGTAAACCGTCGAGATAGGGGACCCTTAATTGTGGCAGACGAAACCGCTACAGCACCAGGTGTGTTTAAACTGACGCATATTTATCGACACGGTGTTCATGAATGGTATCAAATGCACCAGAGGCTCGATGTTACCGATAACTTTGTGCAGGAGGCCGGTGCGATGTACCGAATGCTGCGTActgccgctgccgctgATGCTGATTCGGAAGACGATAACGACGGAAGGGACTATACCGAGTGGACGTCTAGTGCCAAATTTCAGACGGATAACCCGTTTGCTTTCAGGTTCAAGTTGAAGTCGTCGCTGATACAGATGGCGAGGCCTCGGGAAAGAGACCCGGAacttctttcttcctctgtgCACGGCAACGCTGATGATGTAGATATACTGCGTCACTGGACTGTGGAGGATGATGTGGTTGCACCAGATATCTCGGACAAGGACACGGTGATTTCACTCGCGTTGATGTCCTCGAACGCGTACGTGCAGATCCCGCACACGGGCAAGTGGAGGAACCTGACCACCCCATGGAATGAAACAGAATCGCCCAACTTTGGTTGGGACGGGGAGGGGCTGAGGGGACACATATTCTATAATGAGGTGGAAAACACCGTGGTGCTTTCCATCAAGGGCACCAGTGCCCAGGGATTACCGGGCTCAGGGGAGGATGAGACTACAGCGAGCGACAAACTGAACGACAACTTGCTCTTCTCGTGCTGTTGCGCTAGGGTGAGCTACCTGTGGGCCACGGTGTGTGGCTGTTACATCAAATCTCTGACATGCGACGAGTCCTGCGTCGAGGCAGAGTTACGGCGCAAGGACCGATACTACTCTGCGGTAAGCGAAATATACCGGGACGTGTACCTGCAGTACCCGAACGCCACTATCTGGCTGACGGGCCACTCTCTAGGTGGTGCGCTTGCGAGTCTTTTAGCGAGGACGTTCGGACAACCTGCTGTTACTTTTGAGGCTCCCGGTGAACTATTAGCTGCCAAAAGACTGCATCTACCCTTCCCACCAGGCCTGCCCAGCCATTTGGAAGGTGTGTGGCATTTTGGCCACACTGCGGATCCGATCTTCATGGGCACCTGTAATGGGGCAAGCTCGACCTGTTCTATCGCTGGGTACGCCATGGAGACGGCGTGCCACACAGGGAAAGTGTGCATTTACGACGTCGTCAAGGACAAAGGATGGCACGTAAACATTCTAAACCACAAGATACACACTGTTATAGATAAAATACTGGACGACTACGAGGAGGTAGCACTCTGTGAAGAACCAGAGCCCTGCGTGGACTGCTACAATTGGAATTTCTGGCGAAACCGTGACGAAGACCCCAGCAGCACAAGCTCCAGCACAAGCACAAGCACAAGCACAAGCACAAGCACAACGAGTACAACAACTGCCACAGCAACTACTTCCACATGTGTCGGGTACAATTGGTGGGGGTTTTGTACGGAGTGGGGGCGTGTTCCACCGCAAATGACGAGATAA
- the RSA4 gene encoding Rsa4p (similar to Saccharomyces cerevisiae RSA4 (YCR072C); ancestral locus Anc_6.340): protein MSTLIPPQSKKQKREAQKPREAKIIPDNLPNVSIRLQALDSGENVGGALRVPGGITEKQLEELLNQLNGTGDDPVPYTFSCDIPGKQQKTVDITDNLYSAVLKPEYYSTEDTITLMFTPRAIFKVKPVTRSASAIAGHGSTILCSAFAPDTSSRMVTGAGDNTARIWDCDTQTPLATLEGHSNWVLCVSWSPDGEVIATGSMDSTIRLWESTKGKPVGGGNGSSSALKGHMKWITSLSWEPLHLVPDGAKPRLASASKDGTIKIWDTARRVCLYTLSGHSNSVACVKWGGEGLLYSGSHDKTVRVWDMNSATVGKCISILKNHAHWVNHLSLSTDYALRIGPFDHTGVKPSTPAEAKRRAQANYDKVAKRNGSAEELMVTASDDFTMFLWNPKKLTKPLARMTGHQKLVNHVAFSPDGRYIVSASFDNSIKLWDGRDGKFLSTFRGHVASVYQVAWSSDCRLLVSCSKDTTLKVWDVRTRKLSVDLPGHQDEVFTVDWSVDGKRVCSGGKDKMVRIWTH from the coding sequence ATGTCTACGTTAATTCCACCTCAGtcaaagaaacagaaaagagagGCGCAGAAGCCGAGGGAGGCTAAGATCATCCCCGATAACCTACCGAATGTGTCCATACGGCTGCAGGCCTTAGACTCCGGTGAGAATGTCGGTGGGGCGCTAAGAGTGCCCGGTGGGATCACCGAGAAACAGTTGGAGGAATTGTTGAATCAATTGAACGGTACTGGTGATGACCCTGTTCCTTACACGTTTAGCTGTGACATTCCTGGGAAACAGCAGAAAACTGTTGATATCACGGACAACCTGTACAGCGCGGTCTTGAAACCAGAGTACTATTCAACGGAGGACACCATCACATTGATGTTTACTCCGAGGGCTATCTTCAAAGTTAAACCCGTGACGAGGTCAGCTTCTGCGATTGCAGGGCACGGTTCCACGATCCTGTGTTCGGCGTTTGCTCCAGacaccagcagcagaatGGTAACAGGTGCCGGTGACAACACGGCTCGTATCTGGGACTGTGACACACAGACACCGCTAGCCACCCTTGAGGGACACTCGAACTGGGTGCTCTGCGTGTCGTGGTCTCCTGACGGCGAGGTTATCGCTACTGGGTCCATGGATAGCACGATCAGGTTATGGGAATCGACGAAGGGGAAACCTGTCGGTGGTGGTAAcggttcctcctctgcttTAAAGGGCCATATGAAATGGATCACGTCCCTGTCGTGGGAACCGCTCCATCTGGTGCCGGACGGTGCGAAACCGCGGTTGGCGTCTGCCTCTAAGGATGGGACGATCAAGATCTGGGACACGGCAAGAAGAGTATGTTTGTACACGCTGAGTGGGCACTCTAACTCAGTTGCATGTGTCAAATGGGGTGGCGAGGGCCTGTTATATTCCGGTTCCCACGATAAGACGGTTAGAGTGTGGGATATGAATAGTGCTACAGTCGGCAAGTGCATCAGTATCTTGAAAAACCATGCCCATTGGGTCAATCACTTGTCTTTATCGACCGACTATGCCTTGAGGATTGGACCCTTTGACCACACTGGTGTAAAACCAAGCACACCAGCGGAGGCGAAGAGAAGGGCGCAGGCCAATTACGATAAAGTCGCCAAGCGGAACGGGTCTGCAGAGGAACTGATGGTCACGGCAAGTGACGACTTCACAATGTTTTTGTGGaacccaaaaaaattaacGAAACCGCTCGCAAGAATGACGGGCCATCAGAAACTGGTCAACCACGTTGCCTTCAGCCCTGATGGCAGATACATCGTTTCGGCGTCCTTTGACAACTCGATCAAACTATGGGACGGAAGAGACGGGAAGTTTCTATCCACGTTCAGGGGCCACGTCGCCAGTGTATACCAAGTAGCATGGTCGTCGGATTGCAGGCTGCTCGTATCCTGTTCTAAGGACactactttgaaagtttgGGATGTCAGAACAAGGAAGTTGTCTGTTGATCTCCCCGGCCACCAGGACGAAGTATTCACTGTCGATTGGAGCGTGGACGGTAAACGGGTGTGCAGCGGTGGTAAGGACAAGATGGTGAGGATATGGACCCACTGA